One genomic region from Sparus aurata chromosome 15, fSpaAur1.1, whole genome shotgun sequence encodes:
- the sf3b5 gene encoding splicing factor 3B subunit 5 gives MTDRYNIHSQLEHLQSKYIGTGHADTSKWEWLVNQHRDSYCSYMGHFDLLNYFSVAENESKARVRFNLMEKMLQPCGPPADKPDDA, from the coding sequence ATGACGGACAGATACAACATCCACAGTCAACTGGAGCATCTTCAGTCGAAGTATATCGGCACTGGACACGCCGACACCAGTAAGTGGGAATGGCTGGTCAACCAGCACAGAGACTCTTACTGCTCCTACATGGGACACTTTGACCTGCTCAACTACTTCTCCGTGGCTGAGAACGAGAGCAAAGCGCGTGTCCGCTTCAACCTGATGGAGAAGATGCTTCAGCCATGTGGACCGCCTGCAGACAAACCTGACGATGCCTAA